The following is a genomic window from Zalophus californianus isolate mZalCal1 chromosome 10, mZalCal1.pri.v2, whole genome shotgun sequence.
CGAGTGATTGGGGAAGTTCTGCTTCGAGATCGCCTCCTGGTTACTGGTGGTGTCCTAGATCTAGACCTTCTTCGGGTCACTGGTGGAGTTCTAGAACGGGAGCGCCGGCGTGTCGGTGTTCTGGACCTTGAACGACGGCGGGTTACCGGTGGTGTTCTAGACCTGGATCGCCTTCGACTCACTGGGGATGCTCTGGATCGAGATCTTCGTCGAGTCACTGATGTCCTGGACCTTGATCGTCTCCGACTGACCGGTGAGGTTCGAGACCTGGACCTACGGCGGCTGACCAGAGGTGTTCTGGACCGGGATCGCCGGTGAGTGGCGGGAGAGGCCCTAGACCTTGAACGTTTCCATGGGGCTGGTGAGGTACGTGAGCGGGACCGCTTCCGACTGGTCGGGGGTGTCCGTGAACGGCCTCTTCGGCGTCGGGAAGAAGTTCGGGAACTCTCCTGCCGGGCGGGAGACCTTGAGTGGTAACCAGAGCCTCCTCTCCGCCGACGAGTGACCCGAGACCTTGACCGGCTACGCTGTCTTCTCCGAGAGGTTGACTGAGAAGATCCAGACCTATCTCGACGTCTAGTTGTTCTGGTTTTCTCCCTCCTTGAGCGGGAACGGGACCTCTGGAGCCCACGGGGCTTTGGTGAAGGAGAACGGCCTCTCCTTGAAGTTGTCTTAGCACGTGGGGATGAAGCTGAGCGCCGGCGGCGTGAGGATCTCGACTTTTCAGCTGGCTCTGGGGAAGAGACTGAAGGACTTCTTCGGCGTCTTGGGGGAGTTCTAGAACGGGTTTCTGGTGATGAGGATGCAGAGCGGCTTCTTCGAGAGAGTCTGGCCTTCCTAGTGAGTTCAGGAGAGGATCGAGAGCTGCGACGGCGAGGTGGAGTACGGGACTTGGTCTTGGGCTCTGGTGAGGACCTAGAGCTTCTTCTAGCAGTTCTGGATTTGGGTGGGTGTTCTGGAGACGACTCTGAACTACTGCTTCCTTCAGGAGAAGGGCCTCTGCCTTTGCTTGATGAACCTGACCTGCTTTGTCTGGGAAGAGCCCGAAGGGCAGGAGCCTTGGGTTCAGGAGAGGAATCAGAACCACTCTGTGCCCTGGGTGCTGCTCTTGGCTTATCTTTAACTTCAGGAGATGAGCCAGATCTACTGCGCCGAGGAGAAGGTCGGGATTTGCTCTCGACTTCTGGAGATGACCCAGATCGACTCCTTTCTCTAAGCGGTACTCGTGTCTTAGCTTTAGAATCTGGAGAAGAGTCTGATTCACTTCTTTCTTGAGGGGATGCACTTGGTTTCCCATCAAGTTCTTGAGAAGATCCAGATCGACTTCTCTGACCAAGcggagtcctagccacagccttCTGTTCAACTGAGGATTCTGACCCACTTCTTTCTCTCTGGGGGGTAAGACACTTGTTGTTGAGCTCTGGGGATGATGGTGAACGACTTCTTGGCCTGGGAGTCTGAGGCAAAGCTTTTGGTTCTGGAGAAGAATCACATTCGCTTCTCCCCCTGGATGGTGTTCTAGGTATATCTTTCATTCCAGGAGAGGACCCAGATAAGCTGTGTCTTGAGGGAGTCCCAGACCCATCTCTCAGTCCTGGAGAAGACCCAGACCTGCTTCTCCTTGAAGGGGTTCTGGGTAAGCCATCTTTCAGTTCAGGAGATGCAGAGCTACTTCTTTCCCTTGATGGTGTTCTGGGTACTGCATCAAGTACTGGTGAAGAAACACTCTGATATGAAGACACTCCTGCTTTTCCCACTGCATCTGGGGATAACTCAGAACTACTGCGTCTAGAGGACCTTGTTGATTGTTCCTTCAGATCTACAAATGGATCTGTCTCCAGCTGATTAGGAAAAGATCCATTCAAATCTTCTTTAACTTCAGGAGAAAATCCAGTATTCATTTCTGCAACAGGGCCTGAGTTTCTAAATTCTAAAGGTGACCCAAAACTATTCTCCCTCGAGGGAGAATTAGACAGTTCTTTATGTTCTGGAGAAAAATGTGGCCCACTCCAAGTTGAGGCCACTGCAGGGACTTCCACTTCCAAAGAAGTCTGCGACTGGCTTTGGTCAACAGTTAAAGACACAGTGGGTCTTTCTTCTATTTCAGGAGATGATTCAAAATTACTTCCAGCCACTTCTTTAAGTTCCAGAGACAAATGGGAGGGGACCTGGTTTGAGGCTTCTTCAGATTTCTCTACCACCTCCATTAATTCCTCATCTTGGCTTGGCTTAGCTAACGCACTTTGGTCTTTTGTATCTGGAGATGATCCAACACCACCACCTCTTTCCCTTGATGGGGTTTTAGGAGTCTCTCTGAGCACTGGTGAGGAATCAGGCTTATCCTGCAATGGAAGAGGACTTGATTTGTCTCTTGGTCTAGGAGATGATGCAGTAATATCCTCCTGAAGGAGTAAGCCTGTTTTCTCTTTCGATTCAGAAGGCTCCAATCTACTCTGCCCCAGAAGAGATTTAGAGTCCATTGCAAGATAAAGGGTAGAGTCAGACTGAGACTTGCTCTGTTCAGGAGACATTCCAGATTTTAGCCTAGGACTTGACAATTCGATTCTTTCTTGTCTTGCTGGAGATTTGGGTGCCAGCTCAGTGATTGGAGATGAGGACCTGGACCAGCCACCCTTAAGAGGTGTCTGAGATTTACTCTGCAGAGATGGAGACTCAGAGTGACTCTGTTTCATTTCTGGACTCGAAGCATCAGATCTAGGGTCTGGTGAAGTTTGAGATTGTCCTTTCTGTTGCAAAGAGGTGGTGGCAAAATACAGCTCTCCTGGTGGTGTGCTAGACTTTACTCccagacagagagaaaaggatcCAGAACTTTGTGCTGATGAGTCTTTAGACTTCTCTTGGGAACATGGTGACTTTGATCCACAAAGACTGTGTCCCGACAGAGTTTGGGGCTTTACTTTAGGGCATGGCGAAGTAGATCCTGAGTGACTTTGTCTTGGTGGTGTTCCAGGTTTCACTTTGGTATCTGGTGAGGAGGACCTAGAATGGCTTTGTCTTTGCAACAGTCTAGATTCCACTTTGGAGCAAGGAGACTCTGATCTGCTTTCCCTTGGAGGTGTTTTGGATGTCACCCTGCTAGGACTTGGAGAAGAGGAGCCAGAACAACTCTGGATCGGTGACGTTACTGCCTTCACTTTGGGTTGTGGAGATGACGACTCAGATCGGCTCCGTCTTGGAGATGTGCTTGATTTCACTCTAGGAGGGGAGGACCCAGAGCAGCTATGTCTTGAAGGCGTTGTAGATTTCATCTCAGGCTCAGGTGATTCTGAACGGCTCTGCATTTGTGGCGTAGCAGATTGTTCATTTACCTGGGGACTTGTTACAGACCCTTGCCTTGGTGGTGTTCCAGACTTCATTTTAGGTTGAGGAGATGAACTGGAACAACTCTGTCTTGATGGTGTTTTAGATTTCTGATTAGAAGGAGGAGAAGAACCAGACCGACTTCGCCTTGGTGGTGTTCTAGATTTAGCTTTTGGTTGGGATGATCCAGAGCGACTGCGCCTTGGTGGTGTCCGAGACTTTTGTTTAGGACACGGAGATGACCCTGAAAGGCTTCGCCGCAGAGACAAGCGAGATTTTGCTTTGGACCGTGGTGAAGAGAGAGACCTGCTCCGCCTTGAAGAAATGCGAGATTTTTTCATTTCTGGGCTTGAGTTGGACCTGCTCCTTCTCTGTGACGCTCTGGATTTGTTCTTCCGCTCTGATGATGAACCAGACCTGCCTCTTCTTTGTGGCGTTCTAGAGTGAGATCTTCCCCGTCTAATTACACTTCTACTACGAGATCTTCGTCTTGCAGGTGTCCTAGACCGAGACCGTCCTCTTCTTGCGGGTGTCCTAGACCGAGACCGTCCTCGTCTTGCGGGTGTTCTAGACCGAGATCTCCCTCTTCTGGCTGGGGTTCTAGAGCGTGAACGACCACGTCTGGCTGGGGTTCTAGAGCGTGACCTGCCACTTCTCCTGGCTGGTGATCTGCTACGAGACCTCCGTCGTACTGGTGATCGGGTCCTAGATCTGCGCCTAGCAGGTGTTCTAGAGCGAGACCTGCCCCGCCGGGCCGGTGTTCTAGAGCGAGACCTACGTCTGGTGGGCGTTCTGGATCGTGATCTCCGTCTGGCAGGTGTCCTAGAGCGAGACCTGGCCCTACGGGCTGGCGTTCTAGAACGAGACCTGCCCCTAGTGGCTGGGGATCTAGAGTGTGACCTGCCTCGCCTTGCTGATCTAGACCTGCCTCTTCTCTGTGTATTTCGGCTTCTAGACCAGCCTGGTCGCTGAGGAGACCTAGAGCGGCCACGTCGCTGGGGGCTTCTGGATCTTCCCCACCTCTGTGCAGACCGGGACCTACGCCACTGAGGGGACCGGGACCGAGAATGACCTCTCTTGGTAGGGGTTCGAGACCGAGATCGTCCCCTCTTAGTAGTAGTAGGGCTACGGGACCTCCCCACTCTTCGAGAAGGGGTATGAGAATGTGACTTATCCCGCTTTGCACGGCCATGTGAGCGACTCTTGGATgtgggagaagaagaaatttCTCGGCGGGACCCAGGAGCTGGTGCAGGTTTAGGACTTTCGGGGGAAGAGCTGGCATGTCGAGAAACTTTGGTAGGTTGAGGGGATGGTGGGCAGCTCTCTGAAGAAGACTGGGGCGGTTTCTCAGGAGACTTAGTTAGTGAACGGCCCCGGGGTGGGGAAGCCTCAGATGGGGGGTTCACTGGCTCCTGACTTAACGTGATTGTTGCAAGGGGTTGTGGGGAGCCGCCATGTTGCTCAGCAAGGAGCGGAGTGGGAGCAGGTGGTTCTGGGCCTGTGCTGCTCCTTTCCGGAGAGGGGCTAGGTCGAACTGCAGATTTCtaagagcgggggggggggggaaaaagTATGGATAGGAATGTAAGCACCAAAACTTCCTTTCACCCGTAAGAGCCCAACACCCTTCTCAATGAAATTTTTCTCTGCACACCCCATTACACCAACTGATCCCTTTCCTCACCACAGGCCCTCATTCATTAACAAAAGATCATACAAAAagtggagaaaacaaaaatatggaaaggCTGTCACTTTAAAACTCTTATTATCTAGGAAAAAACACAATGCAAACAACTAATGCATGGTATTTTGTAAcaaccataacaaaatgccataacaacattaagaaaaaaaaagcattttaaaaacgGAGAAACAAAGCAGTTTCCCAAAGTGGGAGACATCTAACTAACTTCACCCTtgaaaaaattactgaaatagggcgcctgggtggctcagttggttaggtgactcctttagctcagggcatgatcctggagtccctggatggagtcctgcattgggctccctgctttgcagggagtctgcttctccctctgaccctcccccatctcatgtgctctttttctctcattctctcactctcagataaaatctttaaaaaaaatactgaaataaaaaaacaaaagaaaaagtttgatgACATGATTTATGTAAATAAGACTACAGTGaactacagaaaaggaaaaacacaccaaattataaaaactttaaatataaaaaaaatttttgtggtGATCCAGCTTGTAGTTTAGAAAGGAATTCTGGATGACatggaaaatggacaaaaaagctaaaaatttaGCAAAGAATAATTTATGTAATAGCTAAAGCAGGAAAACATCGTGAATAGGACTCAATCAGAATAAccacaaaatgacaaatactgaAAAGACAAATATAGTGTTTTCAAATTGCAGGCAGCAACCCAGTGAATTAAAAACTCTTAGCTACAACCAGCATTTAACAAAACAGATACGCAAGTACTGAAACTAATTATAACCAAAAAAAACTTGCCCAAGCTatacataaaagtataaaatattgatgTAAAACCTACTAATAAGCAGTCAAGTTTAAAAgatataattctaaaaatttgCCAATGTAAAAGAGAACCGATAGCTAAGAGTGAAACgcataaaaaaaaactaaattcacTTTTTTGAAAAACTTCACTTCCCTCCTTCACTTCAAACACCCATCCTAACCCTACAACCCAAAAAACATCCATTAACTCAGCAACATACCTCCTTGTCTTTATCTTTGTCTTCATGAGGACTGCTAGGCTGCTTTGTAGAGGGCTCTGGGCTGCTAGGCTGCCCTATGTTGGTGGTACCTGGTTCCTTAGAAGGTGCATCTCCCTCCCCTCGACGCCCTGAAACAGGGGAAGGACTTCGCCCAGTCAAGGCAGTTGTATGTGTTTTTGCTGCTGCACTTCGAGACCTGAAGAAGGTAATCgagggcagggaagaggaaggacATCAGCTCAGGGGAGAACAGAgaaccccctccccagctcccatcCACCTTTCCTGAATGTACAAACCCTCTTCCAAAAAGCCTTCTCTTACACACACGACTCAAATCACTCATATGGAAATTCAAGTCCAATTCACTTTGGTCCTTTTCTTCCCAAGACAGTCCCCAAAAAcgttctccctctacccctttactcacctcccccaacctcccccaaccctccacccTGCCCATTCCCTACCCACTTCATTCACAACTCACCTCTGAGcccacctccttcaggaagccttccccgATTAAGGAAGCCAGGGTAAggattccttcctcccccagacaCCACGAACAAACCACCACCCCCCCTATTCTGGCAGTCCATATacatcagaacaaaacaaaaaaataacaaaataaacaaaaaaaaaaaaaaaagagaaggggaaatgtATATGTCTGTCCATCCTGTTGCTTTAGCCTGTCAGCTCCTAGAGGGCAGGGACCGTGTCTTCCGAATGGTCTGTGCAGCGCCTAGCACACCGTgggcgctcaataaatattaaattgattAACCCACaagtccctctccctcccttcctcctggacCACCCCTTACCGACTGCGGGAAGTAtcagaagaggaagcagagtcAGCAGATGTTGAACGGTGGGCCCGACGGCTCTTGGGGGCTGGTGTTGTACTTCGAGACCTGAAGGAAGACCACAACTCAGGGTTCTGTCACACTTGTACTAGATCTTCATCCATCTCTCAACCCTCTACCATCTCTCAAGAACACAACTAATTCTCCCCTATCCCCTACCAAGGAATCTTCACCTACTTGCTAAGCAAATTACCCTCCAATCCACACAAATTCACTCACCGCTTCCGCTTCTTGTCCTTAGATTTACGTTTGCTCTTTGGAGTGGGAGACCTGACGAATAAAAgtgagattattaaaaataatcattttaaaataaaactgaaagtaaaatggaaagaatcagGGAATTAACAGCGCAAGATCTGAGAATTGAGCTATATTCCAAGAAACCCCCTAGAGAACAGGTAAGGCCAACGTGGCTCACCATTCCATGTGCCACTATGCCCCTTATGCCCCAAAAAGCTCTTACCTATGCTTCCGTTTTTTGGATTCAGACTCTGACCTgttagaggggaaggaggggagaagaaaaaacatgaacCAATACCTATGCCTAGACTCATCAAGCCTCTCCAATCACTCCACGTACTCCCACCTCATACCTGTGCTTCTTCTTCTTAgaactcttcttcctctctcGTCGAGGAGAGCTGCTCTCTGACCTGCTAAAGACGGGTTCAAAAACAAAGTCATTCTGCTCGGCTCCGTCCCTGACCTTCCCACTTATAATCCACCTCCAAAACAGGCTTCTTCTaagcgcaaaaaaaaaaaaaaaaagtgctagcCTAACAGCACCAAGGTCTCAGACTTACTCTCCAAGAGGCCTAACTACCTCTAGCATAAAGCAACaaatctcaaaatgaaaaagaaaatccaacttAAGATGTTGCTGCTTAGTTCTTAGTTGGCAGAACTGCACAATCAACCCTTCCCCACTGAAGAAACGTATTCATTCTCGGACTGAAATCTGAATGGTAACTCCCTCTTCCCTGACAACTCTCACCTGCATCCAAGAACTATTttcagcaagagaaagaaaaggacagGATTAGTGCTCTGGCTATTAGAGTAACTTTCCAACTAACTTACCGTCctctatctttcttcttttttttctttttttgctttgggGTGGGTGAGCGAGAACTGCTGGACTCCCGGACAAGGCTTggagaaagatgaaaagatgCAGGATGAGTGCTAAGATAAATCTTAAGACGTTTCAACTTCAAATCAAAATCTGAACAGTTTGATAAGAAATAGTccaaaaaaaccctcacaaaAACAAGTAACAGAGTACTTAGAATCAAGAAAAGCTGACACAGGTTCTCGGCCTCGAGTACCTGTAAGGTTTGGGAGGCTCTGGAGCTGGTTGTTTAGCTTCTCGAGCACGACGCTGAGGATCAAAAGAGCTGCCATCCACATAGGAATCACTGATGCCAAAGGCAGCACGGAGTCgctcatttttcttctcattcagttcTGCCAACTGGTGAGTCTCAGTTACcctaggggagaaaaaaaaggcaaaggtcAGAAGGAGTTTGAGCAAAGAACAGAGTCATATTCACACATCTGTAGGCAGCCAAAT
Proteins encoded in this region:
- the SRRM2 gene encoding serine/arginine repetitive matrix protein 2 isoform X5 gives rise to the protein MLLEKDVNPGGKEETPGQRPAVTETHQLAELNEKKNERLRAAFGISDSYVDGSSFDPQRRAREAKQPAPEPPKPYSLVRESSSSRSPTPKQKKKKKKKDRGRRSESSSPRRERKKSSKKKKHRSESESKKRKHRSPTPKSKRKSKDKKRKRSRSTTPAPKSRRAHRSTSADSASSSDTSRSRSRSAAAKTHTTALTGRSPSPVSGRRGEGDAPSKEPGTTNIGQPSSPEPSTKQPSSPHEDKDKDKEKSAVRPSPSPERSSTGPEPPAPTPLLAEQHGGSPQPLATITLSQEPVNPPSEASPPRGRSLTKSPEKPPQSSSESCPPSPQPTKVSRHASSSPESPKPAPAPGSRREISSSPTSKSRSHGRAKRDKSHSHTPSRRVGRSRSPTTTKRGRSRSRTPTKRGHSRSRSPQWRRSRSAQRWGRSRSPQRRGRSRSPQRPGWSRSRNTQRRGRSRSARRGRSHSRSPATRGRSRSRTPARRARSRSRTPARRRSRSRTPTRRRSRSRTPARRGRSRSRTPARRRSRTRSPVRRRSRSRSPARRSGRSRSRTPARRGRSRSRTPARRGRSRSRTPARRGRSRSRTPARRGRSRSRTPARRRSRSRSVIRRGRSHSRTPQRRGRSGSSSERKNKSRASQRRSRSNSSPEMKKSRISSRRSRSLSSPRSKAKSRLSLRRSLSGSSPCPKQKSRTPPRRSRSGSSQPKAKSRTPPRRSRSGSSPPSNQKSKTPSRQSCSSSSPQPKMKSGTPPRQGSVTSPQVNEQSATPQMQSRSESPEPEMKSTTPSRHSCSGSSPPRVKSSTSPRRSRSESSSPQPKVKAVTSPIQSCSGSSSPSPSRVTSKTPPRESRSESPCSKVESRLLQRQSHSRSSSPDTKVKPGTPPRQSHSGSTSPCPKVKPQTLSGHSLCGSKSPCSQEKSKDSSAQSSGSFSLCLGVKSSTPPGELYFATTSLQQKGQSQTSPDPRSDASSPEMKQSHSESPSLQSKSQTPLKGGWSRSSSPITELAPKSPARQERIELSSPRLKSGMSPEQSKSQSDSTLYLAMDSKSLLGQSRLEPSESKEKTGLLLQEDITASSPRPRDKSSPLPLQDKPDSSPVLRETPKTPSRERGGGVGSSPDTKDQSALAKPSQDEELMEVVEKSEEASNQVPSHLSLELKEVAGSNFESSPEIEERPTVSLTVDQSQSQTSLEVEVPAVASTWSGPHFSPEHKELSNSPSRENSFGSPLEFRNSGPVAEMNTGFSPEVKEDLNGSFPNQLETDPFVDLKEQSTRSSRRSSSELSPDAVGKAGVSSYQSVSSPVLDAVPRTPSRERSSSASPELKDGLPRTPSRRSRSGSSPGLRDGSGTPSRHSLSGSSPGMKDIPRTPSRGRSECDSSPEPKALPQTPRPRSRSPSSPELNNKCLTPQRERSGSESSVEQKAVARTPLGQRSRSGSSQELDGKPSASPQERSESDSSPDSKAKTRVPLRERSRSGSSPEVESKSRPSPRRSRSGSSPEVKDKPRAAPRAQSGSDSSPEPKAPALRALPRQSRSGSSSKGRGPSPEGSSSSESSPEHPPKSRTARRSSRSSPEPKTKSRTPPRRRSSRSSPELTRKARLSRRSRSASSSPETRSRTPPRRRRSPSVSSPEPAEKSRSSRRRRSASSPRAKTTSRRGRSPSPKPRGLQRSRSRSRREKTRTTRRRDRSGSSQSTSRRRQRSRSRSRVTRRRRGGSGYHSRSPARQESSRTSSRRRRGRSRTPPTSRKRSRSRTSPAPWKRSRSRASPATHRRSRSRTPLVSRRRSRSRTSPVSRRRSRSRTSVTRRRSRSRASPVSRRRSRSRTPPVTRRRSRSRTPTRRRSRSRTPPVTRRRSRSRTPPVTRRRSRSRTSPITRRRSRSRTSPVARRRSRSRTSPVTRRRSRSRTSPVTRRRSRSRTPPAIRRRSRSRTPLLPRKRSRSRSPLAIRRRSRSRTPRTTRGKRSLTRSPPAIRRRSASGSSSDRSRSASPPATRNHSGSRTPPVALNSSRMSCFSRPSMSPTPLDRCRSPGMLEPLGSSRTPMSVLQQAGGSMMDGPGPRIPDHPRTSVPENHAQSRIALALTAISLGTARPPPSMSAAGLAARMSQVPAPVPLMSLRTAPAASLASRIPAASAAAMNLASARTPAIPTAVNLADSRTPAAAAAMNLASPRTAVAPSAVNLADPRTPTAPAVNLAGARTPAALAALSLTGSGTPPTAANYPSSSRTPQAAAPANLVGPRSAHATAPVNIASSRTPPALAPASLTSARMAPALSGANLTSPRVPLSAYERVSGRTSPPLLDRARSRTPPGGPGSRTPPSALSQSRMTSERAPSPASRMVQAPSQCVLPPAQDRPRSPVPSSAFSDQSRALLSQTPPVAGSQSLSSGTVAKTTSSAGDHNGMLSGPVPGMSHPEGGEPPASTGAQQPSPLATLQPAKERRSSSSSSSSSSSSSSSSSSSSSSSSSSGSSSSDSEGSSLPAQPEVAVKRVPSPAPAPKEAVREGRPQELTPAKRKRRSSSSSSSSSSSSSSSSSSSSSSSSSSSSSSSSSSSSSTSSSPSPAKPGPQALPKPASPKKPPPGERRSRSPRKPIDSLRDSRSLSYSPAERRRPSPQPSPRDQQSSSERGSRRGQRGDSRSPGHKRRRETPSPRPVRHRSSRSP